One window of the Pelodiscus sinensis isolate JC-2024 unplaced genomic scaffold, ASM4963464v1 ctg195, whole genome shotgun sequence genome contains the following:
- the LOC102446305 gene encoding class I histocompatibility antigen, F10 alpha chain-like, giving the protein MAWGLLLALCGGLLAPVLAEGHHRLAVQVTAMMDETGTHRFTMAALLDGVRVAHYSRDTREVRPTQAWVTQAVGAEYLREKTQQFWVHDVRSKFDIQGWMHLHNQTGGFHTEQVHVGCALSDQTPVDPHYQYAYDGQDFISFDNQTVTWVAAVPPAVLQKQLWDTVHQDFTQIVWQYLTHECVWTLRSLVQQGRAVLERQVPPEVSVSRRDAPHGPVTLSCRASGFHPRPIHLSWVRDGGDVLAETSSSGILPLADGTYHTQSSLEIGPRPDGPRYACRVEHSSLTAPALVWAPEKGPLSPGVLSIIVLLVLVLAGVAGAGVWLWRRKSAGRRKPGYTPAATKTGDDSASSSASGTGSQSAGSRI; this is encoded by the exons atggcctgggggctgctgctggcgctgtgtggggggctcctggctccagtcctggctgagg GGCACCACCGGCTGGCCGTGCAGGTCACGGCGATGATGGACGAGACGGGAACCCACCGCTTCACCATGGCGGCCCTGCTGGACGGCGTGCGGGTGGCGCACTACAGCAGAGACACACGGGAGGTCCGACCCACCCAGGCCTGGGTGACGCAGGCCGTGGGCGCTGAGTATCTCCGGGAGAAGACGCAGCAGTTCTGGGTGCACGACGTGCGCTCCAAATTCGACATCCAGGGGTGGATGCACCTGCACAACCAGACGGGCG GCTTCCACACGGAGCAGGTCCACGTGGGCTGTGCCCTGAGCGACCAGACCCCCGTGGACCCGCACTACCAATACGCCTACGACGGGCAGGACTTCATCAGCTTCGACAACCAGACGGTCACGTGGGTGGCGGCCGTGCCGCCGGCCGTCCTGCAGAAGCAGCTCTGGGACACGGTGCACCAGGACTTCACGCAGATCGTCTGGCAGTACCTGACGCACGAGTGCGTGTGGACGCTGCGGAGCCTGGTGCAGCAGGGGCGGGCCGTGCTGGAGCGGCAGG tgccccccgaGGTCTCGGTGTCCCGCAGAGACGCCCCCCACGGCCCCGTCACCCTCTCCTGCCGCGCCAGCGGCTTCCACCCGCGTCCCATCCACCTCTCCTGGGTGCGGGACGGAGGCGACGTCCTGGCGGAGACGAGCTCCAGCGGGATCCTGCCCCTCGCCGACGGCACCTACCACACCCAGTCGTCCCTGGAGATCGGCCCGCGGCCGGACGGGCCCCGCTACGCCTGCCGGGTGGAGCACAGCAGCCTGACCGCGCCCGCCCTCGTCTGGG CCCCTGAGAAGGGCCCCCTGTCCCCTGGAGTCCTGTCCATCATCGTCCTCCTTGTGCTGGTTCTGGCTGGAGTTGCAGGGGCCGgcgtctggctgtggaggagaaAATCAGCAG GCCGTCGCAAACCCGGCTACACCCCGGCAGCCA CTAAGACGGGAGATGATTCAGCCTCCAGCTCGGCCTCAGGAACAGGGTCCCAGAGCGCGGGATCCCGGATTTAG